The proteins below come from a single Seriola aureovittata isolate HTS-2021-v1 ecotype China chromosome 23, ASM2101889v1, whole genome shotgun sequence genomic window:
- the LOC130164619 gene encoding dynactin subunit 1-like isoform X6, producing MSSSGTVESSKPPKIGSVVEVTGKGQRGTVAYIGATLFASGKWVGVILDEAKGKNDGTVQGKRYFTCEENHGIFVRQSQIQVVEEGSSATSPDTPESGTAKIPRHKDIPETPKTSKQTPVNVKKSSTRRSAKQWSTPRLTPATSLPSLLVVRSSGRPSLSLVASRESLSSSLSGDVSEAGLSSHQGALGAPVVPQPSGSPAAAAVPATPSKVEPAISKQEEESLRAQVKDLEEKLETLKMKRTEDKAKLKELEKHKIQLEQLQEWKTKMQEQQTDLQKQLKEAKKEAREAQEAKDRYMEEMSDTADAIEMATLDKEMAEERAESLQVEVDTLKERVEELSMDLEILRHEISEKGSDGAASSYHVKQLEEQNGRLKEALVRMRDLSASEKQEHVKLQKQMEKKNTELETLRTQKEKLQEEVKQAEATIDELKEQVDAALGSEEMVETLTERNLDLEEKVRELRETVTDLEAINEMNDELQENSRETEMELREQLDLSGAKVREADKRVEAAQETLADYQHTITKYRDLTTRLQDANRELISQQNANAEVQQPPAELFDFKIKFAETKAYAKAIEMELRKMEVAQSNRQVSLLTSFMPDSFLRHGGDHDCILVLLLIPRLICKAELISKQAQEKFDLNGNLEQGTGLRGPPGEQRSFASGLVYSLNLLQATLHKYEQALSSCSVEVFKRMGTLYSEMNFHERSLDYFIDLLHKDQLDETVQVEPLTKAIKYYQQLYSVHLADHTEDCTVQLADHIKFTQSALDCMGVEVARLRAFLAAGQESSGLTVLLKDLDTSCSDIRQFCKKIRRRMPGTDVVGVPAALNFGSPISETLTECRRQLTRVVAVLQEVAAAGAQMVASLAEQEGLNALKLEDIAFKAVEQVYGSHGVSGPECLRQSCSSVIATMNKMATAMQEGEYDADKPQGKSPPVEMRAATVRAEMTDAEGLGVKLEDRETVIKELKKSLKIKGEELSEANVRLSLLEKKLDTSTKDADERVEKIQTKLDENLNLLKKKEKEFEETMDALQADIDQLEAEKAELKQRINNQSKMTIEGLRGPPASGIASIVQGSGAGLPASMAGSVQVVDSPLLRQQVEAQRLGIKHLKNENNRLKAEKMRAQLASLPPLCPPKLPQVSKESSMPPEGLNTGIYRRTDQLLATLLKLSAEFKVVDITGKTAVSASAQLLEQTARLQNLSDALDKLKGEVAEHVVSYQPGAKASSDFATFPVSSFVKAKEEKKGGTVLVGRVSIPCNRGQEQVHRLVLSQQQLQRVHCLLMA from the exons ATGAGCAGCTCAGGAACTGTGGAGAGTAGTAAACCTCCAAAG ATTGGCTCTGTAGTAGAGGTGACAGGGAAGGGTCAGCGTGGCACTGTCGCCTACATTGGCGCCACCCTCTTTGCCTCCGGGAAATGGGTGGGTGTCATTCTGGATGAAGCTAAAGGCAAGAATGATGGCACCGTGCAAGGGAAACGCTACTTCACCTGTGAAGAAAACCATGGGATATTTGTCAGACAGTCGCAG atccaggtggtggaggagggctCCAGTGCCACCTCACCAGATACTCCTGAGTCTGGCACTGCCAAGATACCCAGACATAAAG ACATTCCAGAGACTCCAAAAACATCCAAACAG ACACCAGTGAATGTTAAGAAG TCTTCTACCCGCCGCTCTGCCAAG cag TGGAGCACGCCACGTCTCACGCCTGccacctccctcccttccctgtTGGTGGTACGTTCCTCCGGCCGCCCCAGCCTGTCGCTCGTG GCATCTCGTGAGAGCCTGTCGTCTTCTCTGTCTGGTGATGTCAGTGAAGCGGGCCTGTCCTCCCACCAGGGAGCACTGGGAGCTCCTGTCGTGCCTCAGCCCAGCGGGTCACCTGCGGCAGCCGCAGTTCCAGCTACCCCGAGCAAG GTGGAACCTGCCATTTCCAAACAG GAGGAGGAATCACTGCGAGCTCAGGTCAAGGACctggaggagaagctggagacGCTGAAGATGAAGCGGACAGAGGACAAGGCCAAGCTGAAGGAGCTTGAAAAACACAAGATCCAGCTGGAGCAGCTTCAGGAATGGAAGACCAAAATGCAGGAGCAGCAGACCGACCTGCAGAAACAACTTAAAGAGGCCAAGAAG GAAGCCCGTGAGGCACAGGAGGCCAAGGACCGCTACATGGAAGAGATGTCAGACACGGCGGACGCCATTGAGATGGCAACACTGGACAAAGAGATGGCTGAGGAGCGGGCAGAGTCATTGCAAGTGGAAGTGGacacactgaaagagagagtggaggagctTTCCATGGACCTGGAGATCCTTAGACATGAAATTTCCGAGAAAG GCTCAGATGGAGCTGCCTCAAGTTACCATgtcaaacagctggaggagcagaacGGCAGACTGAAGGAGGCACTGGTCAG gATGCGTGACCTGTCTGCTTCAGAGAAACAGGAGCATGTGAAGCTGCAGAAGCagatggagaagaagaacacTGAGCTGGAGACTCTGAGGACTCAGAAGGAAAAACTGCAGGAAGAAGTCAAGCAGGCAGAGGCCACTATCGATGAGCTGAAAGAGCAG GTGGATGCTGCTCTGGGGTCAGAGGAGATGGTTGAGACCCTGACAGAGAGGAACCTCGACCTGGAGGAGAAAGTCAGAGAGCTGAGAGAAACTGTCACTGATTTG GAAGCGATCAACGAGATGAATGATGAGCTCCAGGAAAACTCCAGGGAGACAGAAATGGAGCTGAGAGAGCAGCTGGACCTGAGTGGTGCGAAGGTCAGAGAGGCTGATAAAAGAGTGGAGGCTGCGCAGGAGACTCTGGCTGATTACCAGCACACTATCACCAAATACAGAGACCTCACCACCAGGCTACAG GACGCCAATAGGGAGCTGATCAGCCAACAGAATGCCAATGCTGAAGTTCAGCAACCGCCTGCAGAACTATTTGACTTCAAGATCAAATTTGCAGAGACTAAGGCCTATGCCAAG GCTATTGAGATGGAGCTGAGGAAAATGGAAGTGGCTCAGTCTAACAGACAGGTGTCCCTTCTCACCTCCTTCATGCCAGACTCCTTCCTTCGTCATGGCGGAGATCATGACTGCATACTGGTCCTTCTGCTCATCCCCAGGCTCATCTGCAAG GCAGAGCTGATCAGTAAACAGGCCCAGGAGAAGTTTGACTTGAACGGGAACCTGGAACAGGGGACGGGGCTCAGAGGGCCTCCAGGAGAACAGCGCAGTTTTGCCTCAGGACTGGTGTACTCCCTCAACCTGCTGCAGGCCACACTACACAAATATGAACA GgctctgagcagctgcagcgTGGAGGTTTTTAAGCGCATGGGGACACTTTACTCTGAAATGAACTTCCATGAGCGCTCCCTGGATTATTTCATCGACTTGCTGCATAAAGACCAGCTAGACGAGACTGTTCAGGTGGAGCCCCTGACTAAGGCCATCAAGTACTATCAG caaCTGTACAGCGTCCACCTGGCAGATCACACTGAGGACTGCACTGTGCAGCTGGCTGACCACATCAAG TTTACCCAGAGTGCCCTGGACTGTATGGGAGTGGAGGTGGCTCGCCTGCGGGCGTTCCTGGCAGCAGGTCAGGAGAGTTCTGGTCTCACTGTGCTTCTGAAGGACCTGGACACTTCCTGCTCTGATATCAGACAGTTCTGTAAGAAGATCCGCCGTCGTATGCCTGGAACAGATGTGGTTGGAGTACCCGCTGCTCTCAATTTTGGATCACcg ATATCAGAGACGCTGACAGAGTGCAGGCGTCAGCTGACCCGTGTGGTGGCCGTGCTGCAGGAGGTGGCTGCAGCTGGAGCTCAGATGGTTGCTTCTCTGGCAGAACAGGAGGGTCTCAATGCTCTCAAACTGGAGGACATCGCCTTCAAGGCTGTGGAGCAG GTATATGGCTCCCATGGCGTGAGTGGCCCGGAGTGTCTGCGTCAGTCCTGCAGCTCCGTCATTGCCACCATGAACAAGATGGCTACGGCCATGCAGGAGGGAGAGTATGATGCTGACAAACCTCAGGGCAAG AGTCCTCCTGTTGAGATGAGAGCAGCCACCGTCAGGGCCGAGATGACTGACGCTGAGGGTCTAGGAGTTAAACTAGAGGACAGAGAGACGGTCATTAAAGAGCTCAAGAAGTCTCTCAAGATCAAG GGTGAGGAGCTGAGTGAGGCCAACGTCCGTCTGAGCCTGCTGGAGAAGAAGCTGGACACCTCCACCAAAGACGCAGATGAACGGGTGGAGAAGATTCAGACCAAACTGGACGAGAACCTCAAtctgctgaagaagaaagaaaa GGAGTTTGAGGAGACGATGGATGCTCTGCAGGCTGATATCGACCAGCTGGAGGCAGAGAAGGCAGAGCTGAAACAACGCATCAATAACCAATCAAAGATGACTATCGAGGGCCTGAGAGGCCCACCTGCCTCTGGAATTGCCTCCATTGTTCAGGGATCTGGAG CAGGTCTGCCTGCATCCATGGCAGGGTCGGTGCAGGTGGTGGACTCCCCTCTCCTTAGGCAGCAGGTTGAGGCTCAGAGACTGGGCATTAAGCACCTcaagaatgaaaataacagaCTCAAG GCAGAGAAGATGAGAGCCCAGCTGGCCTCCCTGCCTCCACTCTGCCCTCCAAAACTACCACAGGTGTCTAAGGAAAGCTCCATGCCTCCAGAGGGACTCAACACTGGCATCTATCGCAGGACTGACCAACTGTTGGCAACGCTGCTCAAGCTGAGTGCAGAGTTTAAAGTTGTGGACATCACCGGGAAgacagcag TTAGTGCCAGTGcccagctgctggagcagaCGGCTCGACTGCAGAACCTCAGTGATGCTCTGGACAAACTCAAG GGAGAAGTAGCTGAACATGTAGTCTCCTATCAGCCTGGAGCAAAGGCTTCCTCTGACTTCGCCACCTTCCCAGTCTCCTCCTTTGTTAAG GccaaagaagagaagaagggaggaaCAGTGTTGGTAGGTCGTGTTTCCATTCCATGCAACCGTGGACAGGAACAAGTCCACCGCCTCGTCctatcacagcagcagctgcagcgagTCCACTGCCTCCTCATGGCATAA
- the LOC130164619 gene encoding dynactin subunit 1-like isoform X1, which translates to MSSSGTVESSKPPKIGSVVEVTGKGQRGTVAYIGATLFASGKWVGVILDEAKGKNDGTVQGKRYFTCEENHGIFVRQSQIQVVEEGSSATSPDTPESGTAKIPRHKDIPETPKTSKQTPVNVKKSSTRRSAKASRESLSSSLSGDVSEAGLSSHQGALGAPVVPQPSGSPAAAAVPATPSKVEPAISKQEEESLRAQVKDLEEKLETLKMKRTEDKAKLKELEKHKIQLEQLQEWKTKMQEQQTDLQKQLKEAKKEAREAQEAKDRYMEEMSDTADAIEMATLDKEMAEERAESLQVEVDTLKERVEELSMDLEILRHEISEKGSDGAASSYHVKQLEEQNGRLKEALVRMRDLSASEKQEHVKLQKQMEKKNTELETLRTQKEKLQEEVKQAEATIDELKEQVDAALGSEEMVETLTERNLDLEEKVRELRETVTDLEAINEMNDELQENSRETEMELREQLDLSGAKVREADKRVEAAQETLADYQHTITKYRDLTTRLQDANRELISQQNANAEVQQPPAELFDFKIKFAETKAYAKAIEMELRKMEVAQSNRQVSLLTSFMPDSFLRHGGDHDCILVLLLIPRLICKAELISKQAQEKFDLNGNLEQGTGLRGPPGEQRSFASGLVYSLNLLQATLHKYEQALSSCSVEVFKRMGTLYSEMNFHERSLDYFIDLLHKDQLDETVQVEPLTKAIKYYQQLYSVHLADHTEDCTVQLADHIKFTQSALDCMGVEVARLRAFLAAGQESSGLTVLLKDLDTSCSDIRQFCKKIRRRMPGTDVVGVPAALNFGSPISETLTECRRQLTRVVAVLQEVAAAGAQMVASLAEQEGLNALKLEDIAFKAVEQVYGSHGVSGPECLRQSCSSVIATMNKMATAMQEGEYDADKPQGKSPPVEMRAATVRAEMTDAEGLGVKLEDRETVIKELKKSLKIKGEELSEANVRLSLLEKKLDTSTKDADERVEKIQTKLDENLNLLKKKEKEFEETMDALQADIDQLEAEKAELKQRINNQSKMTIEGLRGPPASGIASIVQGSGAGLPASMAGSVQVVDSPLLRQQVEAQRLGIKHLKNENNRLKAEKMRAQLASLPPLCPPKLPQVSKESSMPPEGLNTGIYRRTDQLLATLLKLSAEFKVVDITGKTAVSASAQLLEQTARLQNLSDALDKLKGEVAEHVVSYQPGAKASSDFATFPVSSFVKAKEEKKGGTVLVGRVSIPCNRGQEQVHRLVLSQQQLQRVHCLLMA; encoded by the exons ATGAGCAGCTCAGGAACTGTGGAGAGTAGTAAACCTCCAAAG ATTGGCTCTGTAGTAGAGGTGACAGGGAAGGGTCAGCGTGGCACTGTCGCCTACATTGGCGCCACCCTCTTTGCCTCCGGGAAATGGGTGGGTGTCATTCTGGATGAAGCTAAAGGCAAGAATGATGGCACCGTGCAAGGGAAACGCTACTTCACCTGTGAAGAAAACCATGGGATATTTGTCAGACAGTCGCAG atccaggtggtggaggagggctCCAGTGCCACCTCACCAGATACTCCTGAGTCTGGCACTGCCAAGATACCCAGACATAAAG ACATTCCAGAGACTCCAAAAACATCCAAACAG ACACCAGTGAATGTTAAGAAG TCTTCTACCCGCCGCTCTGCCAAG GCATCTCGTGAGAGCCTGTCGTCTTCTCTGTCTGGTGATGTCAGTGAAGCGGGCCTGTCCTCCCACCAGGGAGCACTGGGAGCTCCTGTCGTGCCTCAGCCCAGCGGGTCACCTGCGGCAGCCGCAGTTCCAGCTACCCCGAGCAAG GTGGAACCTGCCATTTCCAAACAG GAGGAGGAATCACTGCGAGCTCAGGTCAAGGACctggaggagaagctggagacGCTGAAGATGAAGCGGACAGAGGACAAGGCCAAGCTGAAGGAGCTTGAAAAACACAAGATCCAGCTGGAGCAGCTTCAGGAATGGAAGACCAAAATGCAGGAGCAGCAGACCGACCTGCAGAAACAACTTAAAGAGGCCAAGAAG GAAGCCCGTGAGGCACAGGAGGCCAAGGACCGCTACATGGAAGAGATGTCAGACACGGCGGACGCCATTGAGATGGCAACACTGGACAAAGAGATGGCTGAGGAGCGGGCAGAGTCATTGCAAGTGGAAGTGGacacactgaaagagagagtggaggagctTTCCATGGACCTGGAGATCCTTAGACATGAAATTTCCGAGAAAG GCTCAGATGGAGCTGCCTCAAGTTACCATgtcaaacagctggaggagcagaacGGCAGACTGAAGGAGGCACTGGTCAG gATGCGTGACCTGTCTGCTTCAGAGAAACAGGAGCATGTGAAGCTGCAGAAGCagatggagaagaagaacacTGAGCTGGAGACTCTGAGGACTCAGAAGGAAAAACTGCAGGAAGAAGTCAAGCAGGCAGAGGCCACTATCGATGAGCTGAAAGAGCAG GTGGATGCTGCTCTGGGGTCAGAGGAGATGGTTGAGACCCTGACAGAGAGGAACCTCGACCTGGAGGAGAAAGTCAGAGAGCTGAGAGAAACTGTCACTGATTTG GAAGCGATCAACGAGATGAATGATGAGCTCCAGGAAAACTCCAGGGAGACAGAAATGGAGCTGAGAGAGCAGCTGGACCTGAGTGGTGCGAAGGTCAGAGAGGCTGATAAAAGAGTGGAGGCTGCGCAGGAGACTCTGGCTGATTACCAGCACACTATCACCAAATACAGAGACCTCACCACCAGGCTACAG GACGCCAATAGGGAGCTGATCAGCCAACAGAATGCCAATGCTGAAGTTCAGCAACCGCCTGCAGAACTATTTGACTTCAAGATCAAATTTGCAGAGACTAAGGCCTATGCCAAG GCTATTGAGATGGAGCTGAGGAAAATGGAAGTGGCTCAGTCTAACAGACAGGTGTCCCTTCTCACCTCCTTCATGCCAGACTCCTTCCTTCGTCATGGCGGAGATCATGACTGCATACTGGTCCTTCTGCTCATCCCCAGGCTCATCTGCAAG GCAGAGCTGATCAGTAAACAGGCCCAGGAGAAGTTTGACTTGAACGGGAACCTGGAACAGGGGACGGGGCTCAGAGGGCCTCCAGGAGAACAGCGCAGTTTTGCCTCAGGACTGGTGTACTCCCTCAACCTGCTGCAGGCCACACTACACAAATATGAACA GgctctgagcagctgcagcgTGGAGGTTTTTAAGCGCATGGGGACACTTTACTCTGAAATGAACTTCCATGAGCGCTCCCTGGATTATTTCATCGACTTGCTGCATAAAGACCAGCTAGACGAGACTGTTCAGGTGGAGCCCCTGACTAAGGCCATCAAGTACTATCAG caaCTGTACAGCGTCCACCTGGCAGATCACACTGAGGACTGCACTGTGCAGCTGGCTGACCACATCAAG TTTACCCAGAGTGCCCTGGACTGTATGGGAGTGGAGGTGGCTCGCCTGCGGGCGTTCCTGGCAGCAGGTCAGGAGAGTTCTGGTCTCACTGTGCTTCTGAAGGACCTGGACACTTCCTGCTCTGATATCAGACAGTTCTGTAAGAAGATCCGCCGTCGTATGCCTGGAACAGATGTGGTTGGAGTACCCGCTGCTCTCAATTTTGGATCACcg ATATCAGAGACGCTGACAGAGTGCAGGCGTCAGCTGACCCGTGTGGTGGCCGTGCTGCAGGAGGTGGCTGCAGCTGGAGCTCAGATGGTTGCTTCTCTGGCAGAACAGGAGGGTCTCAATGCTCTCAAACTGGAGGACATCGCCTTCAAGGCTGTGGAGCAG GTATATGGCTCCCATGGCGTGAGTGGCCCGGAGTGTCTGCGTCAGTCCTGCAGCTCCGTCATTGCCACCATGAACAAGATGGCTACGGCCATGCAGGAGGGAGAGTATGATGCTGACAAACCTCAGGGCAAG AGTCCTCCTGTTGAGATGAGAGCAGCCACCGTCAGGGCCGAGATGACTGACGCTGAGGGTCTAGGAGTTAAACTAGAGGACAGAGAGACGGTCATTAAAGAGCTCAAGAAGTCTCTCAAGATCAAG GGTGAGGAGCTGAGTGAGGCCAACGTCCGTCTGAGCCTGCTGGAGAAGAAGCTGGACACCTCCACCAAAGACGCAGATGAACGGGTGGAGAAGATTCAGACCAAACTGGACGAGAACCTCAAtctgctgaagaagaaagaaaa GGAGTTTGAGGAGACGATGGATGCTCTGCAGGCTGATATCGACCAGCTGGAGGCAGAGAAGGCAGAGCTGAAACAACGCATCAATAACCAATCAAAGATGACTATCGAGGGCCTGAGAGGCCCACCTGCCTCTGGAATTGCCTCCATTGTTCAGGGATCTGGAG CAGGTCTGCCTGCATCCATGGCAGGGTCGGTGCAGGTGGTGGACTCCCCTCTCCTTAGGCAGCAGGTTGAGGCTCAGAGACTGGGCATTAAGCACCTcaagaatgaaaataacagaCTCAAG GCAGAGAAGATGAGAGCCCAGCTGGCCTCCCTGCCTCCACTCTGCCCTCCAAAACTACCACAGGTGTCTAAGGAAAGCTCCATGCCTCCAGAGGGACTCAACACTGGCATCTATCGCAGGACTGACCAACTGTTGGCAACGCTGCTCAAGCTGAGTGCAGAGTTTAAAGTTGTGGACATCACCGGGAAgacagcag TTAGTGCCAGTGcccagctgctggagcagaCGGCTCGACTGCAGAACCTCAGTGATGCTCTGGACAAACTCAAG GGAGAAGTAGCTGAACATGTAGTCTCCTATCAGCCTGGAGCAAAGGCTTCCTCTGACTTCGCCACCTTCCCAGTCTCCTCCTTTGTTAAG GccaaagaagagaagaagggaggaaCAGTGTTGGTAGGTCGTGTTTCCATTCCATGCAACCGTGGACAGGAACAAGTCCACCGCCTCGTCctatcacagcagcagctgcagcgagTCCACTGCCTCCTCATGGCATAA